The Glaciimonas sp. PCH181 nucleotide sequence GGAAACTTCGAAGACGCGGACATTGTCAATACGGCCGACTACGAGTGCTTGATTTGCCTTAAGAGGCGCTTTTGGATCGCTCATGGTGAATTCCTTTTCGCTTGGTTGACGTGCGCATTTGCGCACAGAGCGAATCATTGTTCGCGAATGCGCACGTTGTCAACTGCGAACAACCCTGTACAGTTACGAAAATGGAGGAAATATGAACCAAATAGACTTAATTGATGCAGCTAAACAACAGGGGGGCTTGACAAGTGACAATCAACTTGCTCTCCGGCTTGGTATAACGCGCAGCAGGGTTTCGGAACTTAGAAGCGGACGCCGACCAGCAGATGAGGCCGAGATAATGATGTTGGCGGATATGGCAAAAGTAGAGCCGCACGTAGCATTCGCGGCAGTACATAAAGAGCTTGAAAAGAATCCGGCAAAACGTGCCTATTGGGAGCGTATTTCGTTGCAATTCGCAGTCGCGGGAGTAGCGACTATTTCGGTCATTGCGGAGAAAATTTCAGGAAATTTTGAATACCTCATATCACGCTGTAACCCGCGCCGGAGCTTGCTCTTAGCGTTGTGATATGAGGTAAAGGGTAGCGCAACAAGTTATAAATTATGCGAAATTAACAAACTCAAATAAAATACTCTCTTGATAACTTACGTACATCAAATTTAAAATTTTTTATGAATAAGCCCCGCGAAGGTTTTCAGCGAGCGCGGCAAGTACGCGAACGGCCCATCCACGTTCGGCGTCGCTTGGCATAAAACCGTGATTTACCGCATACACTTGTTTTGGGTGAATGCACAACTTGGCACCAAAACCGAAGCGGCGGCCAAAAGCTACGTCCCCAGCTATTAGCGCTGCGTCCTGAATATCCAGAGTGACGCCGTCGACTGATGGCGGCATGCCGGCGTAGCGTGATTCGATGACGAAACGTGAACGGACGTAATCAAGCTCCCTGCCCGTCCCTTCGATTCCGGCGTCGACTCAGTAATCAAACGATCCAAAAGCTAAGCGCGCAACGCTTGGCTCGCCTGCGATCTCCCGCATTTTCACCACCCCAGCGACCCTCTCTACCAAGGCGGTCAGCGCAACGCGGTCGCCGCAACGTGTCGCGATATCGCGTAGTTGTTCGACTTCTTCGGATTTCGGGCTCAAATGATAAAGACGGGATGGGCGTGATTGCGGTTATTTCCGCGCAAAAAATGGCCTATGGGGATTCGCTTAAAACGCATGCAATAAAAATCCTGCTCAAGCCGCCATCTTTGCATTGCGCCGCATAGCTTGCGGCGGTTGGCCGAAGGCCCTTAGAAAAGCCCGACGCATGCGTTCGCGGTCTGCGAAGCCGGTTTCATTCGCAATCATATCCATGGATAAACGGCCCTGCTCCATCAGCAAACGGGCATTTTCGACGCGCAAATTTTCTATCGCTTTCGCGGGTGATTGGCCTGTTTCGGCACGAAAAGCACGACTAAACTGGCGTGGGCTTAGATTTGCAGCTTCGGCGAGCTCTTCCACGGTTAACAGCGTGCGCAGATTCTTTTTAGCGAATTCCAACGCTTTTTGGATACGGTCCGACTTGGGTTCCAATTCCAGAAGCACGGAAAACTGTGATTGTCCCCCTGCACGGCGGTGATAGACGACCAGTTTGCGGGCGACGATCCGGGTTATCTCCGGCCCCAGATCTTTCTCGACCATTGCCATCGCCAGATCGATGCCAGCCGTCATTCCCGCCGAAGTCCAGAGTGGACCGTCGGTGATAAATATCCGATCTTCTTCCACTTTCAAAAGAGGAAAACGGGTCTGCAAGTCGCGTGCAAAAGCCCAATGCGTCGTGGCCCGGCGCTCGTCCAACACCCCTGCTTCAGCCAACACAAACGCACCAACGCATGGCGCCGCGACGCGTCGGGATGCCTGCACAGAATGACGAATGTAATCCAGAAGACCCGGTGTCGATGGCACCACCTCCATGCCTGCGCCGATGATTACCGTATCAAAAACTCTATTGCTAAAAGCTTCGGTTTCCACTGAAAATCCGGCCGACGAGCGGACTAAGCCACCTTTTTCAGATAAAAGAGAAACGGTATAAACAGGTTCTTTGGCGACCAGATTGGCAACCTCAAACACCGTGATCATTGAAAAACCCATTACCTGAAACTCAGGGAAAATAACAAAACCGATACTTTGCATGATGATCTCTTGGGCCGACGTGAGCGTTGGGGATTGTGATAATCATTCAGCCGACGTCTTAAAAAGATGGATAGATGAACTTTGGGATGATGGGGAGTAAGAATACTCCTCTATTTAAGACGGTGCTGACGGTGCTGATGGTGCTGAAGCGGCTGGCAACGCATCCCAGAGGTAGGACATGAACCTGTATCTATAAAGTGGCGGCCTCTGATAACCGGTGCTTCTTGCGGCATCGGCAAAATCTATATTGACCGTTTAGCGCGCTTCGAAGCTTCCGACCTAATCCTGTGTCCCGCAAGCTGCGCTATATTTCCAATGGGCGCAAACGATACCAATAATGATAGCTGCGACGAAAGCCGAGTCCTTCATACAAGCGAATTGCGCTTACGTTGGCACATGCCACTTGAAGAAATGCTGTTTTTGCTCCTTGTATTGCCCCCAATTCATAAGGTCAGCGCATAGCTGCTTCGCCATCCCATACCCACGGAAGTCAGGATGCGTTTCGATATCAAACAGCCCCAAGTGCTCTCCAATGACGACGCCAAGCCCCCAGCACACTGGATGACCGTCCTGACGTAAAACAGCAAAAGCGCAATCCTCTTTTATCGCTGACAATATTTGAAGATGATTCACCTGTTCGACGCCAAGCTCCCTTTCTGCTTCCGGGTACGTCTGGAGCCAGGCTTTAGCATCCGGCAGCCATTCGCACCTGTTCGCTAAGCTTGTTTTATCAAGAGGCATCGACATCACCAACGACATATCTGCGAAACGATAACCTCTTTCTGCCAGTGCATCATCGGTGGCTTGGCTAGTGCAAAACGATGCCAGTCGAAACACTGTCTGCACATCACGAGAACGATAAAACGCCTCAATGTAATCAATCTGAGAGGGTGTCAGCATGTCTGAATGTGCAATTGCATTAGCGGAATTTGCGCGCTTTGTATAACCATTTGCAAAGCGTAGACGCCATCCAGCATGATCTTGCTGCTCCAGCGAAGGCCAGGCGGAAAATGCTGCTTGCTCAAGAATATGCATCATTAAACTTCAATGATCTTTGGAAGATGCATCCTATCAAATGACAGCGACGAATGGCTGGCGTGCGGACGCGTCCGATGAATCGTTCAATCTGCAAGCTGAGGGGTTTTGCCTCTCGTCTCAAGTGCGCATAGCTCTGCAATTCTGGCGGGCAATTCTGCTTTTAAAAAATCCACGTAGGCGCGCACCGCAGGCACAACGCCACGACGGGTCGGAAACACAATTCGCACATACCCGTTTGGAGGAGTCCAATCGGGGAGTACCCGTACCAGCGTCCCCTGCGCCAGTTCGCCGGCGCAGACATGCACAGGTAAAGCAGTTACACCCATTCCTGCGAGTGCTGCGCTTTTCAAAAGCTGCATTTGATCGCTACGCATCCGTACTTGCAAGGAAATTGTTTTTTCTCGCCAGCCTGATTTAATAATCGCCAGCTTGGTGTTTCTTCTGTTATGCCGAATACAAGCGCATCAACCGACGATAAGTCCGCGATATACTGCAATGCATTGGCATGCATTGGCTTTTACAAAATAAGGACTGGCTAATAAGGTCCACTGCGTAGGGCATAAGTTGGCCTGGACAAGGCTGGAATTTTCAAGATCTTGTGAGTTAATCCGCAGGGCTACATCGATTCTCTCTTCGATAAGATCTACATTGCGATTTGTTGCGTGGATAATGACCTGAACTTTGGGAAATTTCTCCATAAAACGGGGCAAAATATCACTCAAGATAAGATCGGTCATTGCGGGTGGCGCACTCACGCGTATGATGCCCAGAGGCTCCGCCAGGGTGCGCTGTACGACATCCTCGGCAGCATGGGCTTGCATCAGCATTGCCACGCAATGCTGATAAAACTCGGCACCGACATCTGTAACGGCGATCCGTCGCGAGGACCGATGCAGTAATCGAACGCCGAGTAAATTCTCTAATTCTGAAATACGTCTGCTTAACTTTGATTTTGGTACACCAAGCGCATCTGCGGCGGCTGTAAATCCATTACGATCAACGATATGGACAAAGAAATACAGGTCATTTAAATCGATAGTTAACTTGTTCACGAAAGCCTTTATCACATTGCTAGGCTGACCTAGGGTTCTATTTATTTGATAATACGCTGGCAATACACGAACAAGAATTTGTCCTTCAAACGCTTTTCTTGTGTCGGTTATATACTTGCCTATATTATTTTTAGCGCATTAAATATTACCTCGAAAATAGTCCATTGATAATTCAGAGGCTATTTTTATAACTTTTCTTACCAAGTGACATAGCATGCCTCTTCCTACTTTTATTCCACCCCTTAAATCCCTGTTCTTTGCATCATGCTTACTAGTGACCTGCACTTTTTCAAGTGCGCAAACGGTCGCCCATGCATCCGGTAGCACCATTACATTGCAACAAGGTGGACAGCTCGGGAATGCTTTTTTTGCAGATGGCGATACGGACAAAGGCGGGCATGGGCAAGTTATTGATGGGATTGAGGGTTCTAGCCATGAAATGTTGAAGTATCACTATCATGCGCATCTATCGATATACTATAAAGATAAGCAGATCGCTGTTCCGCGCGGGATTGGCATTATCAAACCGCTCCAGATCGCGAATGGATTTGTGGAGGGTGGTAAGGGATTTTATTGGCTGCATACCCATGATGCGAGCGGCATTTTGCATATTGAATCTCCCACGGATAAAACCTATGACTTAGGTAATTTTTTCGATATCTGGGGTCAACCGCTGGATGCGCATAATGTCGCAGGCTTTCACGGAACGGTGCGTACCTTCGTGAATGGCAGAGTCTACTTTGGGGATATACGCAAGATCGCTTTGATCGAGCATTTGCAAATCAGCTTGGCAATCGATAGCCCGGCGGTTGCACCGGCAAACTATGTTTTCCCTGATGGCCTTTGATAAAAGCATGGCCGAATGCTTGTTTCAAGAAACATAATGCGCGGGTGTTTACCACACACGCGCATTAAAAAATTTATCTATCCGATTGGGCAGTATAAAAATACCGTGCACATATTCTCGACGTTGCCTAGCTAAGCCCTAACAAATACGCGCGTCACTAATTTAAAAAAAGGCCTGCAACATTGCAGGCCTTTTTTATTTAATCGCTATCCTTGCCAGCAACGCTGCGCGGTAACGCAAACATCACC carries:
- a CDS encoding GlxA family transcriptional regulator, which translates into the protein MQSIGFVIFPEFQVMGFSMITVFEVANLVAKEPVYTVSLLSEKGGLVRSSAGFSVETEAFSNRVFDTVIIGAGMEVVPSTPGLLDYIRHSVQASRRVAAPCVGAFVLAEAGVLDERRATTHWAFARDLQTRFPLLKVEEDRIFITDGPLWTSAGMTAGIDLAMAMVEKDLGPEITRIVARKLVVYHRRAGGQSQFSVLLELEPKSDRIQKALEFAKKNLRTLLTVEELAEAANLSPRQFSRAFRAETGQSPAKAIENLRVENARLLMEQGRLSMDMIANETGFADRERMRRAFLRAFGQPPQAMRRNAKMAA
- a CDS encoding GNAT family N-acetyltransferase, with the protein product MMHILEQAAFSAWPSLEQQDHAGWRLRFANGYTKRANSANAIAHSDMLTPSQIDYIEAFYRSRDVQTVFRLASFCTSQATDDALAERGYRFADMSLVMSMPLDKTSLANRCEWLPDAKAWLQTYPEAERELGVEQVNHLQILSAIKEDCAFAVLRQDGHPVCWGLGVVIGEHLGLFDIETHPDFRGYGMAKQLCADLMNWGQYKEQKQHFFKWHVPT